AAACCACTGTAACAGGTTTATGATTTGATTtctccaaaaatatatatttttatgattttccAGCAAATTGCATaatttgttatttaattttgcTCTCCCAACCCAGATGGCCCAAGCAATCCTTCCATTACGGTTAACCCTGAGAGGACAGTTTTTAAGTCTGGGTCTGTTATTAGCCTCTCCTGCTTTGCTGACTCAAACCCACCAGCCTCATACAAATGGATACATAATGGGGTAGTTAATGCAACTACAGAAATCTTTAGACTTTCAGACCCAAATCCAAGAGACTCCGGAAATTACACCTGTCTAGCATACAACAGCGTAACACTCCTCCAGGCTTCTGCAACAAGAGCAGTCACAATCATGGGTGAGACCAAAATTATATGACTCAACATAATTTTTGAGTTGTTCATTCTTCACAGCTCTGataaagtttgttttttttttgctttattttattcctAGATCCAATATCAACAGTTACAGTCAATGCTGGGACACCAATAGATATGATGAATTTCACATTGGGTTGTAATGTGAGTGGGACTACTGACTATATTCAGTGGATGATGAATGGTGCACCCCTCAATGCTTCTATCAGGATAGTCTTTAATGATAACAACAGGACAATAACGTTCAGCCCAGTGGAACTTTATGACAATGGAGTGTATCAATGTGAAGCCAGCAATGCTGTTAGCAATATGATCAGTCCAGCATACATGCTTATGGTTTACTGTGAGTATCAACATGCAAGGCATACAAATGCATATCAATGCttttaattcagtttattttaatggTCAAATTGGAAAGACTATAAATCATAAATGCAGACTAGTCATGGGAACATGACATATGgattaaaaatcttttttttttttgcattttgcagatGGTCCTAGGAGTCTTAATATCACAAGCCCTGCCATCATCAAGGCAGGAGTTTCTGAGACATTGATCTGCACTACATTCTCTTGGCCTCAGAGTCATTTTACCTGGTTTTTCAATAACTCCATAGTGGCATATGGTGCAGAGTTTCAGACAGGTCCACTCACAACGTCACAAAGTGGAAACTACACTTGTGTGGCTCACAACAATATGACTAACTTTTCTGAGACCAAATCTACAGTAATCACAGTCATTGGTGAGTCTTAAAATACTAGTTTTCAAGGACACAGATTGTGCAATTTCCTGGGATAAGTTCACATGTTGCAACCAGCCcaaatatgtgtatgtatttctACAGATCCAATATCAAACATCTCAGTTCGTGAAGTAGTCACGCCTATGCTGAATATGTCTTTCACACTGAGCTGTGATGTTACTGGGACTGTCGACCACATTCAGTGGACTATGAATGGCACGTACATCCATCCTGACAGCAGGATGACATTTGACAGCAGTAACAGAACAGTGGTCTTCAGCTCAGCCGAGCTGTCTGACAATGGAGCGTATGTCTGTGAGGCCAGCAATGCTGTGAGCAGTATGGttagccaaacacacacactaaatgtCAATTGTAAGTAAATTCCCATGAAATAGAAGTAGCATTATCAATAAGCATACTTTCAACAGTAATTTGAACGTTTAATGTTTTTCACAGACGGACCATGGTCTGCATATATTGTTGGACCAAGTATATCAGAACTAGGATCTAATGTGACATTCCACTGCTCTTCTACCTCCCAACCTGCCTGCATGTACACATGGCACTTCAATAACTCCATTGTGGCAACAGGACAAACTCTGGAGATGAATCATCTTCCTTTGTCCAGGAGTGGCTTGTATACCTGTGAGGCTTATAACAATGTCACAAAAATGAATACTACAGCATTTAGTCAGTTAATGGTTATTGGTAAGttgcatattttttattcaatgaAACTCATTCtttgataaataatgtaagTTACAGATATACCACATTCATAGACCCTTTTCCAttcattttatgtcatttaatttcatttagaACAGTTGCGATACAAATAACTGAAGAATTAATTTCATCTCTTTCATTCTGCAGCTCCTTTGACTAATGTTGTGGTACTTCCTGTAAATAACGTAAATGCAATTCTGGGCCAACCATTTGTCCTGACATGCAGCGTCGACAGTCAGACAAGCTCCATTTACTGGATGAAGAATGGAATGCACTTTGTGCCAAATTCCAGTGTGTCCTTTATTAACAACAACATGACAATCTCTATAATATCCATAACCCATCTTGATGCTGGACTTTACCAATGTGTTGCCTTCAACCTCATAAGCAACAAAACCAGCGCAGGGTATGATCTCATAGTGAACTGTAAGTATGAAACTGTTTTATCACagtaattttttaattaaattttaaattgaaaaaaattatttaaaactaaaatgGTACAAATCCCATATCAACTTATTTAAAAGGACATAGGAAAGAACTACAAACATGCAATCATTCTAT
This genomic stretch from Denticeps clupeoides chromosome 5, fDenClu1.1, whole genome shotgun sequence harbors:
- the ceacam1 gene encoding carcinoembryonic antigen-related cell adhesion molecule 1, giving the protein MGYIHTFVFLFFLFSFIPDLSAKVVYINGPTGDMVYVDVGQNLTLDTNQKSAINVGYWIYGNTVISLWYPGSVHITPSFAPRGGMNNTSYQLSISSVQLNDAGVYILQGIKPVYYAQYTVFVEVPVSNLTLVMSNTNPIEFTSSVILTCTASGSSLTFVWMNSSSNATVNGLVQTKMNSSTVTIQNVTRHDVGPFYCIVSNHISNQNISSIKLNIRYGPSNPSITVNPERTVFKSGSVISLSCFADSNPPASYKWIHNGVVNATTEIFRLSDPNPRDSGNYTCLAYNSVTLLQASATRAVTIMDPISTVTVNAGTPIDMMNFTLGCNVSGTTDYIQWMMNGAPLNASIRIVFNDNNRTITFSPVELYDNGVYQCEASNAVSNMISPAYMLMVYYGPRSLNITSPAIIKAGVSETLICTTFSWPQSHFTWFFNNSIVAYGAEFQTGPLTTSQSGNYTCVAHNNMTNFSETKSTVITVIDPISNISVREVVTPMLNMSFTLSCDVTGTVDHIQWTMNGTYIHPDSRMTFDSSNRTVVFSSAELSDNGAYVCEASNAVSSMVSQTHTLNVNYGPWSAYIVGPSISELGSNVTFHCSSTSQPACMYTWHFNNSIVATGQTLEMNHLPLSRSGLYTCEAYNNVTKMNTTAFSQLMVIAPLTNVVVLPVNNVNAILGQPFVLTCSVDSQTSSIYWMKNGMHFVPNSSVSFINNNMTISIISITHLDAGLYQCVAFNLISNKTSAGYDLIVNFGPEQPIISGPSSAEKGTSVIFNCSASSWPASTFTWYSNNSKVADGPVYKTGMLTGAGNWSYSCVASNNVTGMSSNISHQLMVVIPMLTLQVKATPVIPLHSVNATLTCETTGSYNSVYWQKNNQPLILTEQMAVSKDNVSIYFNPLQSSHEGIYHCVAANIVEQQFSSPYQLIASYGPVRAQISLINTKLMCVALSQPPSVFEWIVNNKIIGTSNEISLVNIIPMGGPVSCKARNPRTKVTSTAVFTLPPGTGAVPPVQSNFSLIVPSTLVVFVHVIANSFI